In one window of Laspinema palackyanum D2c DNA:
- a CDS encoding DUF3493 domain-containing protein, with amino-acid sequence MADQTPDSPTGSSRSADATRPRSGNSKPRGKQSLPPEKYARLRAEAAAPYKGLRKFVYVVCGASGGIGAFVFLAQLLAGREVGAALPNFALQLGVVALMVWLFRLEKSD; translated from the coding sequence ATGGCCGATCAAACTCCCGATTCCCCTACTGGGTCCTCCCGCAGTGCTGATGCCACCCGTCCTCGTTCTGGCAACTCTAAACCCCGGGGGAAACAATCCCTCCCCCCGGAAAAATATGCGCGGTTAAGGGCTGAGGCGGCTGCGCCCTATAAGGGACTGCGTAAATTTGTTTATGTAGTCTGTGGGGCTTCCGGTGGCATTGGTGCTTTTGTGTTTTTGGCGCAACTATTAGCCGGTCGTGAAGTGGGTGCGGCACTGCCTAATTTTGCTCTGCAACTTGGGGTTGTAGCCCTAATGGTGTGGCTTTTTCGGTTAGAAAAGTCCGACTGA
- a CDS encoding alpha/beta hydrolase, whose translation MVKMRLSMLSVLRRIIQVGTLGIALLGVGEGMLSPSSANAAEEIILKYGPMRAPVSVADLSRFAETGDLSFSLRSYMRLSSQNPDEVRNHLNRSISLSPRFLDRALNNRLGKRVLDEMGDMIQTPSGQLSGQALRASLVLSAAEDGQISVVELIENYPAQTVEVDVQSLIRVYNKLSFLEKLPF comes from the coding sequence ATGGTAAAAATGCGCCTATCCATGTTGTCTGTTTTGCGTCGGATTATTCAGGTTGGAACTCTGGGGATTGCTCTGTTGGGAGTGGGAGAAGGAATGCTTTCCCCAAGCAGCGCTAATGCGGCTGAAGAAATTATTCTCAAATATGGACCGATGCGAGCGCCTGTGTCCGTGGCTGACTTATCTAGGTTTGCTGAGACGGGAGATTTGTCTTTCTCGTTGCGATCGTATATGCGCTTATCGAGTCAAAATCCTGATGAGGTTCGGAATCATTTAAACCGCTCAATTTCCCTGAGTCCGCGATTTTTAGACCGAGCACTGAATAATCGTCTGGGTAAGCGTGTGTTAGATGAAATGGGGGACATGATTCAGACTCCTTCGGGTCAGTTGAGCGGTCAGGCTCTGCGGGCTTCTTTGGTTCTCTCAGCAGCGGAAGATGGGCAGATTAGTGTGGTGGAATTGATTGAAAATTACCCTGCACAAACGGTAGAAGTAGATGTGCAGAGTTTAATTCGAGTTTATAACAAGCTAAGTTTTCTGGAAAAGTTACCGTTTTAA
- a CDS encoding PIN domain-containing protein, with translation MSVRPQILLVFDTTSLLAGDTKVWKDYKRVGSCFLPKVVLDAMQNFADRAAEPGQEKAAKEFMRFWPKSGWQQTTATATHRKLTPPEGASLSFSARLSLEMAQAAYGVALEREDALVVFVCNGQPLLKRINALRQHNLCGITSAMLLQWSRANKEPEVVTQQMERWEQSDDSSGMSTASKARSPSKGNKQAPVSRKPAAKRPAAAKRVQPIPIQEEIIDDSAYALQNRRRGFYVKPKKTNIFAQLTTALVALVMAVFMITVLGVTWKMVFPETFNPLWQKHIQPQLKKLPPIPGI, from the coding sequence ATGAGTGTTCGACCCCAGATATTACTTGTTTTTGATACAACTTCTCTGCTAGCCGGTGATACCAAGGTTTGGAAAGATTACAAACGGGTGGGGAGTTGTTTTCTCCCCAAGGTTGTCCTTGACGCCATGCAGAATTTCGCCGATCGCGCTGCCGAACCGGGACAGGAGAAGGCAGCAAAAGAGTTTATGAGATTTTGGCCCAAAAGTGGTTGGCAGCAAACCACCGCCACCGCTACCCATCGCAAGTTAACACCCCCTGAAGGGGCCTCCCTGAGTTTCAGTGCCAGGTTAAGTTTAGAAATGGCCCAAGCTGCTTATGGTGTGGCCCTAGAACGGGAAGATGCGCTCGTTGTCTTTGTTTGCAATGGACAACCCCTGCTCAAACGGATCAACGCCTTACGCCAACATAATCTCTGTGGAATTACCTCCGCCATGTTGCTACAGTGGTCTCGGGCGAATAAGGAACCGGAGGTGGTGACTCAGCAGATGGAGAGATGGGAACAAAGCGATGACTCCTCGGGAATGAGCACCGCCTCCAAAGCGCGATCGCCCTCCAAAGGCAACAAACAAGCCCCAGTCTCCCGCAAACCTGCTGCCAAGCGTCCCGCAGCAGCCAAGCGAGTCCAACCGATCCCCATCCAGGAAGAAATCATCGATGATTCGGCTTATGCACTCCAAAATCGCCGACGCGGATTTTACGTCAAACCCAAGAAAACGAATATTTTCGCTCAGTTAACTACCGCACTTGTTGCCCTAGTCATGGCAGTATTCATGATCACAGTCCTGGGCGTGACGTGGAAAATGGTCTTCCCCGAAACCTTTAACCCCTTGTGGCAGAAGCACATCCAGCCACAGTTAAAAAAATTACCCCCCATCCCAGGAATATAG
- a CDS encoding class I SAM-dependent methyltransferase, producing MKFYSQIILPKLLDITMSDSRISQYREEVLSEVSGNVLEIGFGTGLNLPHYPETVQKITTADPNPGMNKLAQNRIESSNIDVEVRVISGENLPFPDESFDSVVSTWTLCSIAQVERALAEIHRVLKSTGKFFFLEHGLSEEPKIQGWQNFLTPLQKIVGDGCHLNRPIQSLVENQFQILQLDRFYAPKIPKTVGYLYKGVAVKG from the coding sequence ATGAAATTTTATTCGCAAATTATTCTCCCCAAACTGCTGGATATTACCATGTCCGATTCGCGTATTTCTCAGTATAGAGAAGAGGTTTTATCTGAGGTTTCTGGCAATGTTTTAGAAATTGGATTTGGGACTGGGTTAAATTTGCCTCATTATCCAGAAACAGTCCAAAAAATAACTACCGCAGACCCGAATCCGGGCATGAATAAGTTGGCTCAAAACCGGATTGAGTCCTCGAATATCGATGTAGAAGTTCGGGTCATTAGTGGCGAGAATTTACCCTTTCCCGATGAGAGTTTTGATAGTGTGGTTAGCACTTGGACCTTGTGCAGTATCGCCCAAGTGGAACGGGCTTTAGCAGAAATTCACCGGGTTCTCAAATCTACCGGAAAATTCTTTTTTTTGGAGCATGGATTGAGTGAGGAACCAAAGATTCAAGGTTGGCAAAATTTCCTCACTCCTCTGCAAAAAATTGTGGGGGATGGATGCCATCTGAATCGTCCAATTCAAAGTTTAGTAGAAAATCAGTTTCAGATTCTGCAACTCGATCGCTTTTATGCGCCTAAGATTCCTAAGACGGTCGGGTATTTGTACAAAGGGGTTGCAGTAAAAGGATAG
- a CDS encoding DUF1565 domain-containing protein, whose protein sequence is MSKQLSFLRLQPASLGQGPVTLRFSLTLVTALVLGVGVVTVPESGANSVPRMAQSSGVQRAQIPANARVVYVNPVLGSDRPDAGSSEGSAYQSITYALSQATSGTVIQLAPGSYTKDTETFPLTLRPGVMLRGDEDKKGQNVRIIGGGSFSSPTFAVQNVAIVTATDSTISGVAVTNPNTRGTGIWIESGAATVRNSTFTNNLREGIFVTGTSTPLIENSVFTENDGNGISIARSAKGEVRGNVFQDTGFGLAIGDSSAPMIVDNRILQNIDGVVVSNSAKPIFRNNVIENNERDGIVVIGDALPDLGTAESEGKNYIRSNTRYDLYNATRNNTILAVGNDIDGSRISGAVEFVAATIAAGFRDIGGHWAQPYIEALATKGVIAGFNDGTFRPNERVTRAQFAAIVNKAFTARSNQACSAFADVRSNFWGFEAIQTACRGGFLTGYPGNQFRPEQQIPRVQVLVALASGLGLRSENTEVLSVFSDMSGIPDWAQTAIAGATEQGLVVNYPIRDRLNPSQEATRAEVAAFVYQALVNAGQAEAIASPYLVMAP, encoded by the coding sequence ATGAGCAAGCAACTTTCTTTTTTGAGGTTACAACCGGCGAGTTTGGGTCAGGGTCCCGTGACCCTGAGATTTAGCCTGACCCTGGTAACCGCCCTGGTTTTAGGAGTAGGAGTAGTGACGGTTCCCGAATCCGGGGCCAACTCCGTCCCCCGGATGGCACAGTCCTCGGGAGTGCAGAGGGCCCAAATTCCGGCGAATGCTAGAGTCGTCTATGTTAATCCGGTTTTAGGAAGCGATCGCCCCGATGCAGGCAGCAGTGAAGGGTCCGCCTATCAGAGTATTACTTATGCCCTCTCCCAAGCCACCTCTGGCACTGTGATTCAGTTGGCCCCTGGGAGTTACACCAAGGATACCGAAACTTTTCCTCTGACCCTGCGCCCGGGGGTTATGCTGCGCGGGGATGAAGATAAGAAAGGGCAGAACGTGCGGATTATTGGGGGTGGTAGCTTTAGCAGTCCCACCTTTGCGGTTCAAAATGTGGCCATTGTCACGGCTACCGATAGCACGATCTCCGGGGTCGCGGTCACCAACCCCAACACCCGGGGAACGGGCATCTGGATCGAATCGGGAGCAGCAACGGTTCGTAATAGTACCTTTACCAATAATTTGCGCGAGGGTATTTTCGTCACCGGGACTTCCACGCCCCTGATTGAAAATAGCGTGTTTACGGAAAACGATGGAAATGGGATTTCTATTGCGCGATCGGCAAAAGGGGAAGTTCGGGGAAATGTTTTTCAGGACACGGGTTTTGGCTTGGCGATCGGGGATTCATCCGCCCCGATGATTGTGGATAACCGGATCCTGCAAAATATTGATGGGGTGGTGGTGTCGAATTCGGCGAAACCGATCTTTCGCAATAACGTGATTGAGAATAATGAACGGGATGGGATTGTGGTGATCGGGGATGCCTTGCCGGATTTAGGGACTGCCGAATCTGAGGGCAAAAATTACATCCGAAGTAACACCCGCTATGACCTTTATAATGCCACCCGCAACAATACGATTCTGGCGGTGGGGAATGATATTGATGGGAGTCGGATCTCCGGGGCGGTGGAGTTTGTAGCAGCAACGATCGCCGCAGGATTTCGGGATATTGGGGGTCACTGGGCACAACCTTATATCGAAGCGTTGGCAACTAAAGGGGTGATTGCGGGATTTAATGATGGGACATTTCGTCCGAATGAGCGGGTGACCCGTGCTCAGTTTGCGGCGATCGTCAATAAAGCGTTTACTGCCCGGTCAAATCAGGCTTGTTCAGCGTTTGCCGATGTTCGGAGTAATTTCTGGGGCTTTGAGGCGATTCAAACCGCTTGTCGGGGTGGGTTTTTAACGGGATATCCGGGAAATCAGTTCCGTCCGGAACAGCAGATTCCTCGGGTTCAGGTGCTGGTGGCCCTAGCCAGTGGGTTGGGATTGCGTTCTGAGAATACAGAGGTGTTATCGGTGTTTTCGGATATGAGTGGGATTCCCGACTGGGCGCAGACAGCGATCGCCGGGGCGACGGAACAGGGGTTGGTGGTGAATTATCCAATTCGCGATCGCCTCAATCCCAGCCAAGAGGCAACCCGCGCTGAGGTGGCGGCTTTTGTGTACCAGGCCCTCGTGAATGCGGGTCAAGCCGAAGCGATCGCCTCTCCTTATCTGGTGATGGCTCCTTAA
- a CDS encoding site-2 protease family protein, which translates to MDIATENAATIAIVFVALGILGWGYYRARDFGKLGILAWLQSAVLMFPWLLFFGLFSAGIYLNLVGILLLVLASAGLYIYLGKQLRAAGQDEVLRERAAKRLQSDQTSVGANSENPTIPGVEDQLKTIAPEFVRIPEEDLKKIQGIFGIDTFFATETISYQEGAIFKGNLRGDPEEAYDRLAQTLQERMGDRYRLFLVPNPDEKPVAIVLPSTSDPKPTTRGQKILAVVLLVATIITSLETAGLFLGFDFFTNPQRLGEVLPLTLGIWAVLLSHEIAHRIIAQKNNVRLSWPFFIPTWQIGSFGAINRFETLLPNRTVLFDVAFAGPAAGGLVSLAMLIVGLLLSHEGSLFQIPAEFFQGSVLVGTLAKVVLGSALNQPLVPVHPMMVIGWLGLVITAINLLPAGQLDGGRIVQSVYGRTIAGRATVATAIVLAIAAFFNPLALYWAIVILFLQRGLERPSLNEIKEPDDARAALALLALFLTIATLLPLSTSLAGRLGIGG; encoded by the coding sequence ATGGATATCGCAACAGAGAATGCTGCAACAATTGCTATCGTGTTTGTCGCCCTAGGAATCTTGGGGTGGGGATATTATCGCGCTAGGGATTTCGGAAAACTCGGCATCTTAGCCTGGTTACAGTCTGCGGTACTGATGTTCCCTTGGCTGTTGTTCTTTGGTTTATTCTCCGCAGGAATCTACTTGAACTTAGTGGGGATTCTGCTGCTAGTTCTCGCCTCTGCGGGGTTGTACATCTATCTTGGCAAACAACTACGGGCGGCGGGTCAGGATGAGGTCTTGCGAGAACGGGCCGCCAAACGCTTGCAGTCCGATCAGACTTCGGTGGGGGCCAACTCAGAGAACCCGACGATTCCGGGTGTTGAAGACCAACTTAAGACGATCGCCCCGGAGTTTGTCAGAATTCCCGAAGAGGACCTCAAAAAGATCCAGGGGATTTTTGGCATCGATACCTTCTTTGCCACAGAAACCATTTCCTATCAAGAAGGGGCAATTTTTAAAGGGAATCTGCGCGGGGATCCAGAAGAGGCTTACGATCGCCTCGCCCAGACCCTCCAAGAACGCATGGGCGATCGCTATCGGCTATTTTTAGTCCCCAATCCTGACGAAAAACCCGTGGCGATCGTCTTACCCAGTACCTCGGACCCCAAACCCACCACCCGAGGACAAAAAATCCTAGCGGTGGTCTTATTGGTTGCTACGATTATCACCAGTTTAGAAACCGCTGGATTATTCCTCGGATTCGACTTCTTTACCAATCCCCAACGCCTTGGGGAAGTGCTCCCCCTCACCTTGGGAATCTGGGCCGTCTTGCTTTCTCATGAAATCGCCCACCGGATTATTGCCCAGAAAAATAACGTCCGCTTAAGCTGGCCCTTTTTTATTCCCACTTGGCAAATTGGGTCATTTGGGGCAATTAATCGCTTTGAAACCCTCTTGCCAAACCGAACGGTATTGTTTGATGTGGCCTTTGCGGGACCGGCTGCCGGTGGATTAGTCTCTCTGGCGATGTTAATTGTGGGTTTATTGCTGTCCCATGAAGGCAGCTTGTTCCAAATTCCCGCAGAGTTTTTCCAAGGGTCTGTGTTAGTGGGTACTTTAGCAAAAGTTGTCCTGGGTTCGGCATTGAATCAACCCTTGGTTCCCGTCCATCCGATGATGGTGATTGGTTGGCTGGGATTAGTGATTACCGCCATTAACCTCCTGCCTGCGGGTCAACTGGATGGGGGCCGGATTGTTCAGTCAGTCTATGGACGGACCATTGCCGGACGGGCGACAGTCGCCACCGCAATTGTCCTGGCGATCGCCGCCTTCTTCAATCCCTTGGCCTTATATTGGGCGATCGTGATTCTCTTCCTACAGCGGGGTTTAGAACGCCCCAGTTTGAACGAAATTAAAGAACCCGATGATGCCCGGGCAGCCTTGGCTTTGTTAGCCTTATTTTTGACGATCGCCACCTTACTCCCTCTGAGTACCTCCTTGGCCGGTCGTTTAGGAATTGGCGGATAA
- a CDS encoding low-complexity tail membrane protein: MVSFRSDPYFWIHLAGAAAVPLFLELTWVGLSVGDPLFSGGLELLLVAAVGLLPLLWMQWTRPFYIFSLLFVAIAPQYLTEEQRRILSLFLRARNRWLALLVPVGLVAILWNLYLWSPVAAGIAAYLPQSHLFGLAIASLGFFGANLFLQVPVSVLAVLLTPEPTFAATSPVPVDQLPRVFTIPGWKVQKILPLPPLEVELASPQPISDPIPPPVDPPVPPENSEA; the protein is encoded by the coding sequence ATGGTTTCTTTTCGTTCTGATCCCTATTTTTGGATTCATCTAGCCGGTGCGGCGGCGGTTCCCCTGTTTCTGGAACTGACTTGGGTCGGTTTGTCCGTGGGTGACCCTCTGTTCTCCGGTGGTTTGGAATTGCTGTTGGTTGCGGCAGTCGGCCTGTTGCCCCTGTTATGGATGCAATGGACGCGCCCGTTCTATATTTTTAGTTTGCTGTTCGTGGCGATCGCGCCCCAATATTTAACAGAAGAACAACGACGGATCCTCAGCTTATTTTTAAGAGCGCGGAATCGTTGGTTGGCCCTATTGGTTCCGGTGGGATTAGTTGCTATTCTCTGGAATCTTTATCTGTGGTCCCCCGTCGCTGCGGGGATTGCTGCTTATTTACCCCAATCGCATCTTTTCGGACTGGCGATCGCCTCCCTTGGCTTTTTCGGCGCGAATCTCTTTCTACAGGTCCCCGTGAGCGTCCTCGCCGTCTTGCTCACCCCAGAACCTACCTTTGCCGCCACATCCCCGGTTCCGGTGGACCAACTTCCCCGAGTTTTTACCATCCCCGGTTGGAAAGTCCAGAAAATTTTACCCCTACCCCCCCTTGAGGTCGAATTGGCTTCTCCTCAACCCATTTCTGACCCCATTCCACCCCCGGTGGACCCTCCGGTTCCCCCTGAAAACTCGGAAGCCTAA
- the infB gene encoding translation initiation factor IF-2, whose translation MNNGKVRIYELSRELNLENRDILAVCEQLNIPVKSHSSTISEDEAQRIEKFVMNHPEKANGAAKTKEKQAASELGNPSNAKKKQEILEIRKQPYRNNNNQVGGQTLLEDSGFPNAHSSSDANQNKQMMLNRPVRSNDSDPSLPDSQNLEEEFSAQDEANTPALAPERNPERVSEPQGDHRDGNNPISEEELQELQAPPVRPVRSSERKIDSGKLDRPVLKPPSKKDDSPSPAAAKTPSPSSPGAPRAAKPGAPTRPAPSAPSAPSAPTPSVSKEGDSRRESPQAGIAPKPKPVTELVRPRRSGPGDTVIAKGKDLRDRASSDEDVSNTEPESFSEDDNETPRPQLKAPPRPPKRLKKRKEEEDEMQDLDEKAGKGVAKSKRRLKPLADEDDDDYESDLDTDESSDTALSLSIARPPKPKTAPAPRTGAIITARQTKKPNTNRDSSGSSKSRGRRQEKTEKKERPDHIVITQAMTVRELANALAVPETDIVKTLFFKGIAVNITQTLDIPSAKMVAEELEVTVEIAVAESEAKKVSEMIDISDLESLQIRPPVVTIMGHVDHGKTTLLDSIRKTKVAQGEAGGITQHIGAYHVDVEHKGNMHQVVFLDTPGHEAFTAMRARGTRVTDIAVLVVAADDGVQPQTIEAISHAKAAKVPIVVAINKIDKPDSDLNRVKQELMNYGLVPEEFGGDTIMVPVSAIQGQNLDTLLEMIILVAEIEEISANPNRAAKGTVIEAHLDKARGPVATLLVQNGTLHIGDILVAGSTMGKVRAMVGDRGDRVEVATPSFAVEVLGLNEVPSAGDEFDVFPNEKDARAVADDRADVNRETRLNQALNSRRVTLNSLSARAQEGQLKELNLILKADVQGSIEAIIGSLKQLPQNEVQVRVLLAAPGEVSETDVDLAAASDAVIVGFNTTFASGARQAADRAGVDVREYNIIYNLLDDIQGAMEGLLDPELIEEPLGQAEVRVVFQIGRGAVAGCYVLSGKMIRNCKVRVHRKGEVIYEGVLDSLKRVKDDAKEVNSGFECGIGIDKFSTWLEGDTIEAYRMVTKRRTLSPA comes from the coding sequence ATGAACAACGGAAAAGTGAGAATATACGAGTTATCACGGGAATTGAATTTGGAAAACAGAGACATTTTGGCAGTTTGCGAACAACTGAACATTCCAGTTAAAAGCCACAGTAGTACCATCTCAGAAGATGAGGCCCAGCGCATCGAAAAATTCGTCATGAATCATCCAGAAAAAGCGAATGGAGCCGCCAAAACCAAAGAAAAACAAGCGGCCTCAGAACTGGGAAACCCCTCAAACGCTAAGAAAAAACAGGAAATTTTGGAAATCCGAAAACAACCTTACCGCAATAATAACAATCAAGTTGGGGGACAAACCCTATTAGAAGACAGTGGCTTCCCCAATGCCCACAGCTCATCCGATGCCAATCAAAATAAGCAGATGATGTTGAATCGACCTGTGCGTAGTAACGACAGCGATCCCAGTCTACCGGACTCCCAAAACCTAGAAGAGGAATTCTCCGCTCAGGACGAGGCCAATACTCCGGCCCTCGCCCCAGAGCGCAACCCAGAGCGGGTCTCGGAACCCCAAGGGGATCACAGGGACGGCAATAATCCGATCTCTGAGGAAGAATTGCAAGAACTGCAAGCTCCCCCCGTCCGCCCCGTCCGTTCCTCTGAACGGAAAATTGACTCCGGTAAATTGGACCGACCTGTACTCAAACCCCCGTCCAAGAAAGACGACAGTCCCTCCCCAGCAGCGGCGAAAACTCCTAGCCCCAGTAGCCCAGGAGCGCCTCGCGCAGCCAAGCCCGGAGCGCCCACTCGCCCAGCGCCCTCTGCGCCCTCTGCGCCCTCTGCGCCGACCCCATCCGTCAGTAAGGAAGGGGATTCCCGTCGAGAAAGTCCCCAGGCTGGGATTGCACCTAAGCCGAAACCCGTGACGGAACTCGTGCGCCCCCGTCGCTCCGGGCCAGGGGATACTGTCATTGCCAAAGGCAAGGATTTACGCGATCGCGCCTCGTCGGATGAAGACGTCTCTAACACTGAGCCGGAATCCTTCTCTGAGGACGATAACGAAACTCCACGTCCTCAACTGAAAGCTCCCCCTCGTCCTCCCAAGCGTTTGAAAAAACGCAAGGAAGAAGAAGACGAAATGCAAGACTTAGATGAAAAAGCCGGTAAGGGCGTGGCCAAATCTAAGCGGCGACTCAAGCCTCTGGCTGATGAGGATGATGATGACTATGAAAGCGATTTAGATACGGATGAATCCTCAGATACCGCTCTGAGCCTGTCGATCGCCCGTCCGCCTAAACCCAAAACGGCCCCGGCTCCCCGGACTGGTGCCATCATTACCGCCCGTCAAACCAAAAAACCCAATACCAATCGCGACTCTTCCGGCAGTAGTAAATCTCGGGGCCGTCGTCAAGAAAAAACTGAGAAAAAAGAACGTCCAGACCATATTGTCATCACTCAAGCGATGACTGTCCGAGAACTGGCTAATGCCTTGGCTGTTCCTGAAACCGATATCGTCAAAACCCTCTTCTTCAAAGGGATTGCCGTTAACATCACTCAAACCCTGGATATTCCCTCGGCCAAAATGGTCGCCGAAGAACTAGAGGTCACCGTCGAGATCGCCGTCGCTGAATCCGAAGCGAAAAAGGTCAGCGAGATGATCGATATCAGCGACCTGGAAAGCCTCCAGATTCGTCCGCCTGTAGTGACGATTATGGGCCACGTGGACCACGGAAAAACGACCCTCCTCGACTCCATTCGGAAAACGAAGGTGGCTCAAGGAGAAGCCGGTGGGATTACCCAACATATCGGGGCCTATCATGTCGATGTGGAACATAAAGGCAATATGCATCAAGTCGTCTTCCTGGATACTCCGGGTCACGAAGCCTTTACGGCAATGCGTGCTCGCGGAACCCGGGTGACGGATATTGCGGTTCTTGTTGTAGCTGCGGATGATGGGGTCCAACCTCAAACGATTGAGGCGATTAGCCATGCCAAAGCGGCTAAAGTGCCGATTGTAGTTGCCATCAACAAAATCGATAAGCCGGATTCTGATTTAAACCGTGTTAAGCAGGAACTGATGAATTACGGTCTGGTCCCCGAAGAATTCGGCGGAGACACGATTATGGTTCCGGTGAGTGCGATTCAAGGGCAGAACTTGGATACCCTGCTAGAGATGATTATCTTGGTGGCAGAAATCGAAGAAATCTCGGCTAACCCCAATCGCGCCGCGAAAGGGACCGTGATTGAGGCCCATTTGGATAAAGCTCGCGGTCCGGTGGCTACCCTGCTGGTGCAAAATGGCACCCTGCATATTGGGGATATTTTGGTCGCAGGCTCCACAATGGGTAAAGTCCGGGCAATGGTGGGCGATCGCGGCGATCGCGTCGAAGTCGCTACCCCGTCCTTTGCTGTCGAAGTCTTGGGCTTAAACGAGGTCCCCTCTGCCGGGGATGAGTTCGATGTCTTCCCGAATGAAAAAGATGCTCGGGCCGTTGCTGACGATCGCGCCGATGTCAATCGCGAAACTCGTCTCAATCAAGCCCTCAACTCTCGTCGGGTCACCCTCAACAGCCTCAGCGCTCGCGCTCAAGAAGGTCAGCTCAAAGAACTCAACCTGATTCTGAAAGCCGACGTTCAAGGCTCCATCGAAGCCATCATTGGCTCCTTAAAACAACTCCCCCAAAATGAAGTCCAAGTCCGCGTCCTCTTGGCCGCGCCTGGAGAAGTCTCCGAAACAGACGTTGACCTCGCTGCCGCTTCTGATGCAGTGATTGTTGGGTTTAACACCACCTTCGCCAGCGGTGCACGTCAGGCTGCTGACCGCGCTGGGGTTGATGTTCGCGAATACAACATCATCTATAACCTCCTGGATGATATCCAAGGGGCAATGGAAGGTCTCCTGGATCCTGAATTGATTGAGGAACCCCTCGGTCAGGCCGAAGTCCGGGTGGTCTTCCAAATCGGTCGCGGTGCTGTCGCAGGCTGTTATGTGCTCTCCGGTAAAATGATCCGTAACTGTAAGGTGCGGGTTCATCGCAAGGGAGAGGTCATCTATGAAGGTGTTCTCGACTCTCTCAAACGGGTTAAGGATGATGCCAAGGAAGTCAATAGTGGCTTTGAATGCGGTATCGGTATTGATAAGTTCAGTACCTGGCTCGAAGGAGATACCATCGAAGCCTATCGGATGGTCACCAAGCGCCGCACTCTTTCCCCCGCTTAA